The Nyctibius grandis isolate bNycGra1 chromosome 29, bNycGra1.pri, whole genome shotgun sequence genome window below encodes:
- the LOC137674450 gene encoding PHD finger protein 7-like, whose product MFSSEQEDSDSMEPACMLCRWANPDPDICGRKLENRGLYAHEFCLFFANGISQQLSRNGVDLEVIRRTIRQAARKGLLCSFQRCFVCGESRATITCRETGCDRSFHLPCAVEGECVTQFFGLYRSFCWEHRPEQAVEVAPEKDTKCPICLDPVEDRKSYSTMVCPACKHAWFHRGCIQNQAMHTGFLGFRCPHCQNEYRFLMEMLTMGIRIPRSLPSWENSNAYAELDERHRHCNARECLCPGGREHAEEEGCWQLLLCCSCAAEGTHRRCSSLGNGTASWECDSCAGLGTASTAGSELAGPSTASQAGSGSSCSSQAPETSSPRTSSQSGLGQSVGSPAPEASSPSIARQVLDQTPSRPPKKCHESSSSSSPGPDHKRKRSRLQRRAQTPSRPPKRHHESSSSSSPGPDHKQKCSRLQHRAQTPSRPPRRRRESSSSSSSGPVQMRDRSRGCCHGTSRAPSPSAGPHPPPPAQ is encoded by the exons ATGTTTTCAAGTGAGCAGGAGGACTCTGACTCGATGGAGCCGG catGCATGCTGTGCCGCTGGGCAAACCCTGACCCGGATATCTGCGGGCGCAAACTGGAGAACCGAGGGCTCTATGCCCACGAGTTTTGCCTG ttttttgCCAATGGGATTTCTCAGCAATTGAGCAGGAATGGGGTTGACCTTGAGGTTATTAGACGCACAATCCGGCAGGCAGCACGGAAG gggctgctctgctctttccagCGATGCTTCGTCTGTGGCGAGAGCAGGGCCACAATCACCTGCCGGGAGACGGGCTGTGACCGCAGCTTCCATCTGCCCTGTGCTGTGGAGGGTGAATGCGTCACCCAGTTCTTTGGGCTCTACAG gtccttctgctGGGAGCACCGCCCCGAGCAGGCAGTGGAGGTggctccagagaaggacaccaAGTGCCCCATCTGCCTGGACCCTGTGGAGGACAGAAAGTCCTACAGCACCATGGTGTGCCCAGCGTGCAAACACGCCTGGTTCCACAGGGGCTGCATCCAGAATCAGGCTATGCACACTGGATTCTTAGGGTTCCGCTGCCCGCATTGTCAAAATGAATATCGATTTCTGATGGAAATGCTCACCATGGGGATCCGAATCCCCAggag TCTGCCATCTTGGGAGAACAGCAACGCATATGCAGAGCTGGATGAGAGGCACAGGCACTGCAATGCCAGGGAGTGCCTGTGTCCAGGAGGCAGGGAGCACGCAGAGGAAGAGGG GTGCTGGCAactgctcctgtgctgctcctgcgCTGCCGAGGGCACCCACAGACGCTGCTCCAGCTTGGGGAACGGCACGGCCAGCTGGGAGTGCGACAGCTGTGCTGGCCTGGGCACCG CCTCCACTGCCGGCTCGGAGCTCGCTGGCCCCAGCACCGCCAGCCAGGCAGGATCAGgatcctcctgcagctcccaggcacCCGAGACCAGCAGCCCCCGCACCAGCAGCCAGTCAGGATTGGGGCAGTCTGTCGGATCTCCGGCACCAGaggccagcagccccagcattGCCAGACAGGTGCTGGACCAAACTCCCTCCAGGCCACCCAAAAAGTGCCatgagagcagcagctccagctcaccTGGGCCCGACCACAAGCGAAAACGCTCCCGCTTGCAACGTCGGGCCCAGACTCCGTCCAGGCCACCCAAAAGGCACCatgagagcagcagctccagctcaccTGGGCCCGACCACAAGCAAAAATGCTCCCGCTTGCAACATCGGGCCCAGACTCCATCCAGGCCACCCAGAAGGCGCCgtgagagcagcagctccagctcatcCGGGCCCGTGCAGATGCGAGACCGCTCCCGCGGATGCTGCCATGGGACCAGCCGTGCGCCGTCCCCGAGTGCTGGCCCTCATCCCCCTCCACCGGCACAATAA
- the LOC137674451 gene encoding LOW QUALITY PROTEIN: PHD finger protein 7-like (The sequence of the model RefSeq protein was modified relative to this genomic sequence to represent the inferred CDS: inserted 1 base in 1 codon): MEPACRLCHRAEADPDICGRKLEKQGIHVHEFCLLFGSKRFQQRVGKVGLMGFLCEDVRDTVKQAARKQCFVCGNRTATITCCEMGCDCRFHLPCAVEGECVTQFFPPYRSFCWEHRPEQAVEAALEKDTTCPICLDPVEDRKSYSTMVCPACKHAWFHRGCIQVGAAPSPLGHGRRSAPPXASLMLLVFLLQGQAMCAGILSFECPVCKESNVFLSEMLTMGIRVPFSLPSWENSNVYAELDERHRHCNARECLCPGGREHAEEEGHWQLLLCCSCTAEGTHRRCSSLGNGTASWECDSCAGLGTASTAGSELAGPSTASQAGLGQSVGSPAPEASSPSIARQVLSGSSFASPASETNSPSTGSQAALGPSHSSLAPEASVPGNAKAGPSHGSLDFEGSSSSSSPGPDRKRKRSRLQRRDKTPSRPPRRRRESSSSSSPEPVQMRDRSRGCCHGTSRAPSSSAGPHPPPPAQ, translated from the exons ATGGAGCCGG CATGCCGGCTGTGCCACCGGGCAGAGGCTGACCCGGATATCTGCGGGCGCAAACTGGAGAAACAAGGGATCCATGTCCACGAGTTTTGCCTG ctttttggCAGCAAGCGTTTTCAGCAACGGGTCGGGAAAGTAGGACTTATGGGATTTCTCTGTGAGGATGTTAGAGACACGGTCAAGCAGGCAGCACGGAAG CAATGCTTCGTCTGTGGCAATCGCACGGCCACCATCACCTGCTGCGAGATGGGCTGTGACTGCAGATTCCATCTGCCCTGTGCCGTGGAGGGTGAATGCGTCACCCAGTTCTTTCCTCCATACAG gtccttctgctGGGAGCACCGCCCCGAGCAGGCAGTGGAGGCGGCTCTGGAGAAGGACACCACGTGCCCCATCTGCCTGGACCCTGTGGAGGACAGAAAGTCCTACAGCACCATGGTGTGCCCAGCATGCAAACACGCCTGGTTCCACAGGGGCTGCATCCAGGTAGGAGCCGCTCCCTCGCCCCTGGGGCACGGCAGGCGCTCAGCACCAC GGGCCTCCCTCATGCTCCTTGTGTTTCTCCTGCAGGGACAGGCTATGTGTGCTGGCATTTTGTCCTTCGAGTGCCCGGTCTGTAAAGAGAGCAATGTCTTTCTCTCAGAAATGCTCACCATGGGGATCCGAGTCCCCTTCAG TCTGCCATCTTGGGAGAACAGCAACGTATATGCAGAGCTGGATGAGAGGCACAGGCACTGCAATGCCAGGGAGTGCCTGTGTCCAGGAGGCAGGGAGCACGCAGAGGAAGAGGG GCACTGGCAactgctcctgtgctgctcctgcactGCCGAGGGCACCCACAGACGCTGCTCCAGCTTGGGGAACGGCACGGCCAGCTGGGAGTGCGACAGCTGTGCTGGCCTGGGCACCG CCTCCACTGCCGGCTCGGAGCTCGCTGGTCCCAGCACCGCCAGCCAGGCAGGATTGGGGCAGTCTGTCGGATCTCCGGCACCAGaggccagcagccccagcattGCCAGACAGGTGCTATCGGGGTCCTCCTTTGCCTCCCCAGCATCGGAGACAAATAGCCCCAGCACGGGCAGCCAGGCAGCATTAGGGCCGTCCCACAGCTCTCTGGCACCGGAGGCCAGCGTCCCTGGCAATGCGAAAGCAGGGCCATCCCACGGCTCCCTGGATTttgagggcagcagcagctccagctcaccTGGGCCCGACCGCAAGAGAAAACGCTCCCGCTTGCAACGTCGGGACAAAACTCCATCCAGGCCACCCAGAAGGCGCCgtgagagcagcagctccagctcaccTGAGCCCGTGCAGATGCGAGACCGCTCCCGCGGATGCTGCCATGGGACCAGCCGTGCGCCGTCCTCAAGTGCTGGCCCTCATCCCCCTCCACCGGCACAATAA